The following are encoded together in the Montipora foliosa isolate CH-2021 chromosome 12, ASM3666993v2, whole genome shotgun sequence genome:
- the LOC137979484 gene encoding adrenocorticotropic hormone receptor-like, which translates to MAQNITPLQEIMNFTLKSSAESFPELRTYRYIKLASAIVLCILSPITAIPNALLLTAIYRGPLRCFRTPMTYLIAGLAVADLLTGIFVEPMVASCYFADFRNKASLSYRLMYRIGGIISGVTITESYFIVLALSICQYIAVRYPHQFKAIVSRNRVFTSLAVSSVYITCFSMLQFTGIDYKTYLKIHLILHATFISATLVVVQVMLFLAFNRHLKHSRLLQNSSAHIAASLKNRHSERQFTVMIFYLAAILLASCFLHVVAFYIFLFKKPTNREENINIHSLLLISDLMLYIKVALDVFIYAWRNPSYRRALWWTLLGRRTYRRVSVCRKSTDGISPGHLHALEGPGTQTATAGKDLT; encoded by the coding sequence ATGGCTCAAAATATTACGCCTCTGCAAGAGATCATGAATTTCACATTAAAATCGTCAGCTGAAAGTTTTCCCGAATTGCGAACGTATCGTTACATAAAACTGGCGTCCGCGATTGTCCTATGTATTTTATCACCGATTACAGCAATTCCCAACGCTCTTCTGTTGACTGCGATATACAGAGGTCCTTTGCGCTGTTTCCGAACACCGATGACTTATCTCATCGCTGGTCTTGCAGTGGCCGACCTTCTAACGGGAATCTTCGTGGAGCCGATGGTTGCGTCGTGCTACTTCGCAGATTTCAGGAACAAGGCGAGTTTGAGTTATCGATTGATGTATCGCATTGGTGGGATAATCTCTGGCGTTACAATAACAGAGTCATACTTCATAGTCCTTGCGCTTTCAATTTGTCAGTATATCGCGGTAAGGTATCCGCACCAGTTCAAAGCAATTGTCTCCAGAAATCGGGTATTCACTTCCCTAGCGGTCAGCTCTGTTTACATCACTTGCTTCAGTATGCTTCAATTCACTGGAATTGACTATAAAACCTACTTAAAAATACACCTCATTTTACATGCTACGTTTATATCAGCTACCTTGGTGGTCGTGCAAGTTATGCTATTCTTGGCTTTCAATCGTCACCTTAAACACAGCAGATTACTTCAAAATTCATCCGCGCATATCGCAGCATCATTGAAAAACAGACACAGCGAACGACAATTTACAGTCATGATTTTCTATTTGGCAGCTATTCTTTTAGCTTCATGCTTtcttcacgttgttgctttctacatttttcttttcaagaagCCAACAAATCGTGAAGAGAATATCAACATCCACAGTTTACTTCTAATCAGTGACCTAATGCTTTACATCAAAGTAGCATTGGATGTATTCATTTACGCATGGAGAAATCCGTCTTACAGAAGAGCTCTTTGGTGGACGTTGTTGGGGCGAAGAACCTACAGGCGGGTCTCCGTTTGCCGTAAATCAACCGATGGTATTTCACCCGGACACCTGCATGCGCTAGAGGGACCTGGTACACAAACTGCAACTGCTGGCAAAGACTTAACATAA
- the LOC137978707 gene encoding melanocyte-stimulating hormone receptor-like: MAQNITPLQEIMNLTSKSFAEILPALRTHRYVEMASAIVLCILSPITAIPNALLLTAIYRDPLRCFRTPMTYFIAGLAVADLLTGIFVEPMVASYYFADFRNKASLSYQLMYRIGGIISGVTITESYFIVLALSVCQYIAVRYPHQFKAIVSRNRVFAFLAVSSVYVTCFNMLQFTGIDYQTYSKIHLILNVTLFSAILMVVQVMLFSSFNRHLKHSRLLHNSLLKNRHSERQFTVMIFYLAAILLASCFLHAVPFYIFLFKKPTNREEIINIYIVLRISDQMIAIKVALDVFIYAWRHPSYRRAIWWTLLGRRTDTRVSVCRKSTDGISPGHLHALEGPGTETATV, encoded by the coding sequence ATGGCTCAAAATATTACGCCTCTGCAAGAGATCATGAATTTGACATCAAAATCGTTTGCTGAAATTCTTCCTGCACTGCGAACGCATCGTTATGTAGAAATGGCGTCCGCGATTGTGCTATGCATTTTATCACCGATTACAGCGATTCCCAACGCTCTTCTGTTGACTGCGATATACAGAGATCCTTTGCGCTGTTTCCGAACACCGATGACTTATTTCATCGCTGGTCTTGCAGTGGCCGACCTCCTAACGGGAATCTTCGTGGAGCCGATGGTTGCGTCGTACTACTTCGCAGATTTCAGGAACAAAGCGAGTTTGAGTTATCAATTGATGTATCGCATTGGTGGGATTATCTCTGGCGTTACAATAACAGAGTCATACTTCATAGTCCTTGCGCTTTCAGTTTGTCAGTATATCGCGGTGAGGTATCCGCACCAGTTCAAAGCAATTGTCTCCAGAAATCGCGTATTCGCTTTCCTAGCGGTCAGCTCTGTTTACGTCACTTGCTTCAATATGCTTCAATTCACTGGCATTGACTATCAAACTTACTCAAAAATACACCTCATTTTAAATGTTACGCTATTCTCAGCCATCTTGATGGTTGTGCAAGTTATGCTATTCTCCTCTTTCAATCGTCACCTTAAACACAGCAGATTACTTCACAATTCATTATTAAAGAACAGACACAGCGAACGTCAATTTACAGTCATGATTTTCTATTTGGCAGCTATTCTTTTAGCTTCATGCTTTCTGCACGCTGTTCCTTTctacatttttcttttcaagaagCCAACAAATCGTGAAGAGATCATCAACATCTACATTGTACTTCGAATCAGTGACCAAATGATTGCCATCAAAGTAGCATTGGATGTATTCATTTACGCATGGAGACATCCGTCTTATAGAAGAGCTATTTGGTGGACGTTGTTGGGGCGACGAACCGACACGCGGGTCTCCGTTTGCCGTAAATCAACCGATGGTATTTCACCCGGACACCTGCATGCGCTAGAGGGACCTGGTACAGAAACTGCAACAGTTTAA